Below is a genomic region from Thermococcus sp..
AAGCGCGTGGGAGTACCACTACGACGGTATTCCCCTAAAGCTGATAACCGACAACATGGCGGGCTTCGTAATGCAACAGGGAAAGGTCGATGCCATAATAGTCGGAGCGGACAGGATTGTTGCTAACGGCGACTTCGCCAACAAGATAGGAACCTACACCCTGGCGGTTCTTGCTAAGGAGCACGGGATACCGTTCTTTACCGTTGCACCGCTCTCGACGATAGACCTCTCTCTTAAAAGCGGGAATGAGATACCCATAGAGGAGAGAAAGCCCGAAGAGGTTTTAACCTGCGGTGGCTGTAAGATTGCCCCCGATGTTGACGTCTACAATCCAGCCTTCGACGTTACTCCACACAAGTACCTCACCGGGATAATAACCGACAGGGGCGTTGTCTGGCCACCTTTTGAGAGGAACTTAAAGAGGCTGTTCAAGGGGCAACTTTGAGGTTTTCCTTTTCTGCAGCTTTCTTCAGCCTTTCATCAAACGTCACAAAGAGGCTTAGGTCGTCTTTTATTTTCAATGCAGAGGCGAGCTGAAGAGAATCGAGGGTCTTAAGGCCGTGTTTGAGAACGAGTGTGGTGGCCAAGCTCAAAGTATCGCTTGTTAGCGGCACGATAACGTAGTCCTCCAAGTCAAGATAGAACCTTTCGAGAACCCATTCGAGCTTTGAGCGGGTTATATGGCCGCTCAAATATCTCCTGTTCAGGGCAGAGGTAAGCTCCACTATGGCAAGCTCGGAGATCGCCACAACATACTGCTTCATTAGGTCGTCAACGAGAGCGGTTCCCCGCTCAACGTGATACCTTTTCACCAGTGCACTCGTGTCAAAGAAGGCTACCTCCATTCCTCCTCCCTCTCCCTGATCACGTCCTCGCTCAGCTCTCCCTCGATGCCGGAAAGGGCCTTCCTGACTTCCTCCAAACTCGGGGCCTTCTTGAAGAACTTTCGCAGGTGAGGGTAGGTTATCATGAGCTGGACTTTCTTGGCAGGGGTTCCCATCTTACCACCGTCATCCTATTGTTCCTGCGGATTAAATAATTTCCGGAGTCTCTCCATGAGTCTTCCTCTGGTGGACCCTTCA
It encodes:
- a CDS encoding s-methyl-5-thioribose-1-phosphate isomerase, with translation HCNAGSLATVQLGTVGAVLRVMHKDETLKLLWVDETRPVLQGARLSAWEYHYDGIPLKLITDNMAGFVMQQGKVDAIIVGADRIVANGDFANKIGTYTLAVLAKEHGIPFFTVAPLSTIDLSLKSGNEIPIEERKPEEVLTCGGCKIAPDVDVYNPAFDVTPHKYLTGIITDRGVVWPPFERNLKRLFKGQL
- a CDS encoding type II toxin-antitoxin system VapC family toxin — translated: MEVAFFDTSALVKRYHVERGTALVDDLMKQYVVAISELAIVELTSALNRRYLSGHITRSKLEWVLERFYLDLEDYVIVPLTSDTLSLATTLVLKHGLKTLDSLQLASALKIKDDLSLFVTFDERLKKAAEKENLKVAP